TTAGTTATAACATCTTGGCTGCACAATTCACATTGGGTTGTATTTCTACATGTTTTGAATAGATAGTTGAATATCCTTGGACTGTTTTGTTGCATGTTTCTTTGATGGCAGGTTGAGGTTTTGAATCCTGATGGCACTCCAGCAAGTGGCATTGCTGTGAAGGTTTTTCCAGGTGGGGTGACTGGCCGAACACAAGCCAATGGCATGGCAAGAGTTTCCATCAATCCACATGAAACACTTGAACAACTGATAATTACTGTAAGCATCTGAACTTAATACACTTAATAAAACTTTTTCAGATTAAAGCCAGATTTAGAAAATAGGAGGAAGTCAATACTAAAGTTACCATTCAAGACATGGACAGATAAATTACCCCATTGTTGATGAGTGTATAGTTGATGGTGGCCTCTTGTGGTTGTGAAATGACCCCCtaatgaacaaataaatcaatgcagtgcAGCTTAAGAAACAGTAAACTCAGAGACATTATATTGTGATGGGAAAGAATAGAGACTTTGGATGTATTTCAATTTGTAAACCTGTATGCATATGTGTTATGGCAAAAATGTACGAACAGGCAGAATACAAGTTACAGGACGGCAGGTTTAATAGTCAAGCAGTAAAATCACGAACATACTGTTTGTTCCCAGATGGATCAATTTGATCAATCAAGCCCAACAGGCTGCATCAGGGCTTTATAACCACTCAGCAACTAAGTTCACATATATGTAAATCACACTTACACAACATGTATACAGGCGAATGTATATTGGTCAGAATCTAACTAGTGAGTCTCTGTGCCTACCTGTTTTATTCTGCTCCCTGTGACTCCCCCTTGCTGTAATACAGTGTCATGTTAACATATCAAAAGGTCTTTGTTGAGGTGACACGGGGCTCAGCAGGATGTCTTTGGTGAAACAACGGTGGCATCTTGCATATATGAAAATTCCTTTTATACATTTGTCAACCTATGTGGTTATTTGTAGGCAATTACCAGTGTTCCTGGTATCACTCAAGCATCAGCCACGATGACGGCCTTCCCTTATAAGACCAAAAGCAAGAGTTACATCCACATAGGTAAGAAAACATCAAATGGCAacatggtgatggtggtgacaGTGTCAATGCTGACTAACAACCTTGAGATTTAGTTTCCCCTAAATGTGAAATGCTATTATTTCAGGGGTTGATGCAGAAGATATAAAATTAGGAGATAACCTGAAACTCACCCTCTTCCTCAGCAAGccagaaaatggaaaattttaTGTTACCTACCTGGTGAGAGATGTTTTGCACATATGTATTTGTGCACATGctagtgtttgttttgcttcccACAACTTATGTAGTATACACAACCATGTTGCATAGAATACTTACATTAAACTGTCCCTAGATCTTTAGCAGAGGCCAGCTGATGAGATATGGACAATATGAGCGAGCACCAATGATAGCCATAACTCTCTCTGTTGGAAAAGACATGTTGCCATCCTTCCGAATCATAGCCTACTATTATACAGTGGATAACGAAGTGGTATCAGactctgtttgggtgaaagtgAGGGACTCCTGCATGGGCTCGGTGAGTCACACAACACAGATGTACATTAGCAAAGAACAACAGCATTAACTGAACAAATTACTTGGCACAGATGAAAGTACATATACATGATATTTGTCCAGTTGATGCAAATACATCATGTCTCTTTCATTTCCCTTCCTTCAACTTTAGTTAAAGGTGGCACCATCTACTCCCTACCCGTCTTATTCCCCTGGCAGCATGTTTAGTCTGCAGGTGACAGGAGACCCAGGGGCCAAAGTGGGACTGGTTGCAGTTGACAAAGCCGTCTATGTGCTAAACAACAAGCAGAGCCTCACCCTGAAAAAggcactttgtttttttcattgtcaaaaatattttaaatgggATCCACTTACATAAATTGCAGTAAATTGTTCACTTTTTAATATTACTAATGTACAAAATGCTGTATACTAAATATTATTGGTACCTGCTAAATCACCTTTCCAACTAAAacttaaaagtgtttttttaataggCCTGCTCTTTTAAACAGGCCTTCATGTTTAAATACTGATTTTAAATTAAGTATTTATGAGCAGGTACAGAGCCTTTCCATTATAGTTGCATAAAACGTtactgtcatgagtccctctgggaACTTCCTGCCAGGGACCTTTATTGTGTTAAGACTTCCTTCTCCCCGTGTTCTAGttcctggcagctttatgttagtTATTGTTGATTATGAGTtgcacctgtgttcaattaccTGTTGTGTTCTCCCCTACTTATAgctcccttcttcctttgtcccttgccgtagcattagTGCTAGTTACCTATAGTTATAGTGCATATAGTTATAGTTGGGGGTTTGTATGCTTAAGTATGTTTTCGTAgcgaccgtctcacccggtcttaGTTTCGACCGTCTCATCCGGTTCAGtcagagtttgtgttttgtgccctggagttttcccaggaggaaataaatccctgtttgtcctgcatttgggtcctcacctctcctccttcacaccacaccacccacacgcCTTGACAGTTACTAACATATGTCAGAATGAAACCTTTACTGTTGTCTGTGTGATGACTGTCATCCTGCTCAGGTATGGGACACGGTGAACAAGTACGATCCAGGCTGCACACCAGGTGGAGGGAAGGATGGCATGAATGTGTTTCATGATGCTGGGCTATTGTTTCTGTCCAGCGTGTCATCTGAGAGTTTCTATAGACAAggtcacttttttttattctttgctcTTGTTCTGTCAGATTGCAGACATGTACATAGTTAACAGTGTTAACTCTTGTCTCATGTCTGGTCACTGATACAAAGCAACCacaaacaataaagaaaatggACTATTTGCTTTATTGTTTAGGGTTATTGGTTTAAATAGGAATGATTTGTTAGACTTCaaggaaaagtattttcattcacatttgtagttttgattttatttgatgaaaattaataaattacGTTGTTGACAACCAGTTGAATTTTGAGATGTAGGCAGTAAGATTATACTTTATGCCAGGACCTGGTATGAAAGCATCCAAATTACTAACCCGTTTTGCATTTTCAGAACTTAAATGTCCAAACCCCACCAGGAGGAAACGAGCCAGCACCATACTGGACGTCAAAACCAGCTTAGGTAAGAATGGCACATGCGTGATAATTAATTTACCCTATTAGAATGACTGTTGGTTTATAATAGACTTTCAATAGTATTTATTCTTCAGAGAGGTAGACAGAGGTTACATAATGCTTGCATTCTTATACCCACTGTCACaatgaattcatttttcatgcagTTTTGCTGAATAATGTAACTGCAgcaatttgtatttgttttaacagTGAAAACTTTACTCATGTCAGTGGAAAGATCAAAGTTTTGGAGACACAAAGCtagaaaagaaattaaatatcaaaaacaagactgtgtttatgtgtctggaGATGGAGGAGTAATGTTACAGCTTCTTTTCGTTTGTACAGAGCTTCTGCAGCTGCTTgatagagctgctgctgcagacttAGCCATACCTTTACTCTTTGTAAACAAAGGCTCAAAGTTTCACTCGTCTTCTTACAGCCTGGGACTTGTTGCCTTCATTGGTCGAGGACTTTTGACTAGACATATTTTCAATATAAGATTTCtgtaatttgacacatttaagAGATGTCCTTTTGGATGTCCAAAAACTAATACATTACTAGTCGCAATTCAGttgtagatatctgaaattcAAGTTCTGATTAGTCAAAAAGTGAATTGTAGGCATCTTGATTGTgacttttgactagtcaaaattccttttaatatttctaaaatgACTTTATGGACATCTGATAAAGGTATTTATGGATGctgttttaacataaaaaagttAAAGTGACTATCCAGAATTACATTTCAGATatcttaaatacattttgactagtcaaaactGCAATGTGAATAGTCATAATTTTAATTCAAGATGTGACTAGTCCCAATTATATTTTGATCCAAAATGATGtcactgatgtcactgtgcCATTTTAGCATTTATTAGATTGACTGAATTCACACtgaagatatctgtaatgtatttgaCTAGTCAACTGGCATTTACGATACTGTATATGCAATGACATTTTGTGTTAAGAACTGGTCATTGACTTAAATGGGGAAACTACTTTTAGATATCTACAATTGAATTATGACTATTCAAAAGTCCATATAGTTCTAACTAGTCAAACTGTAATGTTAGATatctgaaatgtaatttcagatattCAAGTGGACTCTATTTGATGTTAAAACAACCTGCTATGCACTAGATAACTGATGTCTTTTCCTGACACCTGCATTCACCTGTCCCTTTCACATCATGGAGTAACGTTATCTCCCCTTAAGTAACCGCCTTCAGCTCTCTGGTACCACCCCGGAGAGGCAGTCATGACAGTTATGGactgtctcctctctctctccttagtCTCTATTgaaccttttccttttctcagtGAGTCATTACAAGGAAAAACAGCAACGTGACTGTTGTTTGGATGGCATGAAGGATACCCCTCTCTCCTACAACTGTGAGAGGCGCAGTGAATACATCATGGATGGTGCAGCCTGTGTTGAGGCCTTCCTGTACTGCTGCAAAGAGCTGGAAAATCAGCGggcagagagaaaggaagacagCCTCCTGTTGGCTCGCAGTAAGAGACAAGAACACAGAATTGGGGGAAAGGCAGCATTTATTACAAGTAATAGTCATGCTGATGGGTGAAGAAATGACTGCCCAGTAATAAAGATCATTATATGTTTTAATCACTAGATTTTATCATCACAATGATTGCAACGTAAAGTGTTGTTTCAGCAACATAGAAATGCAAAACAGCTTGAATGATCCTATTTAGATTGTATTATATaacaaacattacattacataactgaattatttgtattttacttgaagctgttaaatattgtttatcACTGACACTAGGTGAGATGAGAATATGAGAATACAGTAATAGTACAATATGTTACCGTTGaatgaaatgtcaaaataagTGTCATATTTTATAGTTATAACAATAAGGGAAACCATATTACATTTGAAGGAGCTTGTGTTCCATCGTTACCAAAAGCTATCATACATACATTATTATATTAAGACATTATACATGTATTACAAATCTCCCATATAgccttttcttctttatttattctaaGTCACTATGACCATTGATCACTCTCACTAGATTTATCAATCAGTAACGTGTTGATTAAACAATTCAATATAATAATGAGAATTTTTGACATGGTTATGTTTGTCATATCCTCTACATATGACCATCCATGGGCAGCAGCagcggttagcactgttgcctcacagcaagatccccgtgaccctggtttggaataagcgagtatagataatggatggatgacaatgcatcacatttttgtatttctctttgTGCTCTATACAGACTATATACTGTGAAGCTGTTAACCTtaagaaatataaatacagataaTTGTATTCAATCAATGAGGCTAGACTAACTTTGCCAAGTTACCTGTCGAGTCATTTTACTGGTAATTGAGCCCATCACCTGCACTGTAGGGTCTACAGTTTGTAGTTTACTAACTATGATTCATTGAGAAAAATCTGtattcttatttttatcatCAACAGAAGATAACATTTTATCCCAGTTACATGTAAAAATCATTTGTCTGTTCCTGTGTTCTTTTAGAAAACCGCAACTGGTTCTGGTGATTAAGTCATATGGTTAAAATGTACACAgaccaaaaatacatttttttttaaacgatACTCTAGGTGAGGAAGATGACGACAGCTACGTCGACAACAGTAACATTGTCACTCGCACCAACTTCCCTGAAAGCTGGCTGTGGACCACTATAGACCTGCCTGCTTGCTCTCAACAGAGCTGGTGaggcaacagaaaaacacagagaatacACTCAGAAATGGAGCAATGCCTGTGAAGTAGTGCTGGCAGCCGAGTCAAAGCTGCTCACTGAAGCTAATCCTATGTTCCCTTCAATTCATGGGGCATAGTTAAGCTGTCAGCACTCTTCCCCCACTTTCTGCTGCCCAGTCTGTTGTGACGCTGCTCAATTTAATGATATATTGACACCAGTTGTAAAAATGCAGACATCTGCAGTCACATAACCATGTGAGTTTGTTCACTAACTCATTGATGATGCCATTAAATCTAATATGGAAATActctgcttttttgtttgttttagtacCACTACACAAAAGGAAGTCAAAACGTCTTTGAAAGACTCAATCACAACCTGGCAGTTCATTGCCATCAGCCTTTCAAGAACTCATGGTGAGGATTCCCACTCATACTTGAATCTTAAAATTATGACAGAGTCTTTCTCCTTATTCTGTTTCATCTTGTATTTGTTTCTCATCTCATCTTCAAGGTATCTGTATAGCTGATCCATTAGAGGTAATTGTTCGGAAGAGCTTCTTCATTGATCTCAAACTGCCTTACTCTGCCGTACGTGGAGAGCAGCTGGAAATTAAGGCGATTCTCCACAACTACAATCCTCAGCCTGTCACTGTAAGTCTGAGCTGTTTTTCTCCTATGGTTTAGGACAGAACACTTTCATCTTACTATAGTTTGTttatgatggatgaatgaatggatagtttaattaaaatgtagttttatttaaacctgtattatattgtgtttttatataatatGTAATCAAATAACTTTCAGTAGTTGTTTGCACTGCCAGTAATTGACTGAGAGCGGATAGCAAACATTGCATTCGGAAGTAAAACTTTAAGTGAGCACAGCCACAATATTGCTGATAATATTTCATTGTACAGTAAAACTGTCTAAACTGAGTGTTTAAGACTGTTTAGGTAGGAGTTTCACTGTTTGCtcatttttccaaataaatatgGCAAATGTGACTGACAATTTGTTTACAAGTGATCTAGCCACGTTCAAAGTTGTTATAACTAATGGAAGTAATGAAAGTTTGCTAAACCATAGCTTTCCTTTAAGTCATGTCTTAGCAACAAAACATTggttttgtgatttatttatattatgtcAGGTTTAAAGGTAGTCAATGTGTCTGACTCTGCTATATGTACCCCTGAAGGGATTAGCTCTGCCATACATTATGCCTACCAGCTAACAGGTCTGTGAGTCTCATTCTGGTGCCTCCGACTAAAAGCAATCCAATTCAGTAGCAATGGTTAGGGCATGATAACAGGGCAGAATAAGCAATGAAGCATCTCACTTTATGAATGCATGGggaaaaatgcataaaaagcattttaaaaaagcatgttAAAATGtggagctggaggtagcagagctgaagatgttgacaagacagtggtgagaccagcaatgctgtctggtttagagacagtggcactgagaaaaagacaggaggcagagctggaggtagcagagctgaagatgttgaggttctctctgggagtgacgaggatggataggatcaggaatgaggacatcagagggacagctcatgttagatgttttggagaaaaagccagggaagccagattgagatggtttggacatgttcagaggagggacagtgaatacattggtaaaatgATGCTGAGGTTAgtgctgccaggaaggaggcctagaggaagaccaaagaggaggttcttggatgtagtgaaggaggacatgaggatagttggtgtgggtgaggaggatacagaggatagggttaaatggaggcagatgattcgctgtggtgacccctgaagggagcagcccaaaggaaaagaagttcACCAAACCCAGTACGCAAATAAGAATTTTTTGTGTGACACTAGATTGATGCAAATGTGAAATCTAAGTGCCTGAAATTAAAATACCAAAGGATTATAGCTAGCCTTTCAGAATTGTCATATTATATAAGCTCCATTAACAGTACTTCGTAGGCATTCAAATACACATATGCCAACAAATCTttgcatctttgttttttttttttttttcaaggtgCGTGTGGATTTTATTGAGAATCTTCAGGTGTGCAGCGCAGCTTCTAGGCGTAAAAAGTTTCGGCAGGAGGTCAGAGTTGGGAACCAAACTACACGCTCTGTTCCGTTCATCATTATTCCCATGAAGGAAGGAGAACTCCCAATTGAGGTCAAAGCAGCTGTTAAAAGCCCTGAGTCCCATGATGGAATCAGGAAAAAGCTGCGAGTGGTGGTGCGTGATCTGATTTGGAGATTGGTAGAACACGTTGACGTTGTTCTAATGTTGTGGTGCAAATTTTAGATCTGAAAGACTATGCTGGTGTAAATTATTACAATAATAGTGATAGCAAATAAGTGTAATGGTTGTTCTTTTTCCAGCCTCCAGGCATTCTTACAAAATCTTTACAGACTGTAATCCTTGACCCTGCTAAGAAAGGCATAGGTGGGTTCACTATTTAAGGAGagtaaacacagacagcatTTTCATTTGGTGATACCCTAATGTGTTTCTTCCTTTAGATGGAAAACAAGAGGAAATTATGAACAGTGCAATTGCcatgaaaaatgtaattccaAACACACCTACTTATACACAAATCTCCGTGACAGGTAAgctacagaaaatattttatttcagcatgttATATGATACTGTACATTGCTTTAAGTGAACATTGAATTGGTAATTGTTGTTGTGGCAAGAGAAACTTGATGTTCCTCATTGAAATTGTCTACCTCGCCTGGATGGCGGTacctttttcatgtttgtttcttcCTTATGAACCTGTAATTTTTCCTGTGTCTCCACTCAGGAAGAGAACAGTTAAGTGACCTGGTGGAGAACGCCATTAGTGGGAAGTCTATGGGCACTCTAATCCAGCAGCCATCAGGCTGTGGGGAGCAGAACATGATAGGAATGACCCTGCCAGTGATTGCAGCAACATATTTGGACAAAACCAATCAGTGGGAAACTGTGGGCATTGAGAAACGTCAAGAAGCCCTCCAACATATCAGAACTGGTAGGTTCACATGGATGTATTTATTCACATACCAGAAATTTTGCTTAAGAGAGGAGTTCAGTTTAACAGGACTCTTCAGACTGGCATTCAGTGGATAACAATCAGATAGAGAGTTGAATGGTAGTCGGTGAAAAGGGTGTGAGTTATGTTTCTGTCTAGGCTACAAGAATCAGCTTGGCTTCCGTAAAAGCGATGGGTCTTTTGCTATGTATCCCAAACACCAAAGCAGCACCTGGTGAGGCATCTGAGTTTGAACAATAATGTTCTCCTGTAACAGTTACATACagtgacatattttatttacaaaaacataatgCAATCCACCATTAAACAATTTCTCAAATCTCCTCTCTTCTTTAAGGCTGACAGCTTATGTTGCCAAGGTGTTTGCCATGGCCGAAAATCTGGTGGGCATAAAACATAGTGTGATCTGTGGCGCTGTTCAGTTTCTGATTCGTGAGGCACAGCAGTCCAATGGCATGTTTAGAGAAGTGGGATATGTGTCCAGTAGACAAATGATTGTATGTGCACTGATTTCAATAACAACAGTTCTTAAACACTGTGCtaatcaaaaacagtaaaaaagacACCTTCCATTGTGCGTAGGGTGACGTGCAGGGCACAGATTCAGATGCCTCCATGACGGCCTTCTGCCTCATCGCTATGCAGGAGTCACACAGGGTGTGTGCAGCCCATGTTAATGTGAGTATCTCCACggtgttttttctctcttctctgaaTTTCACTCCTTAGTGTTGTTTTCACATATCATCAAAAATTAGTTTTTCAGAGAAATGGACAAATTGAAGGAATACCTGCCCATTACCCTGGTCATCACACCTAATAATCAGCAATAACACACAGTAATCAACAATAGTTCAATTCAGGATACTTTCTCATGTCATTATTTTGTCTTGTGGTTAGTTACAAACTAAAAGAGAAGGTGACTATTGTACAggaattttagaaaaaaaatgaaatgaaatgaagatcagcacaaaaatggaaaaagttcctttttgtatttccatgtgAATGCACaatgacaaatacagatttttgcATGTCTACCTCTTATTTCACCTATTTAATTTAGCTGCCTGTACATGTCTTTTCCTTCCATGCAGGATCTGCTTAACAGTATAAGCCAAGCAGTTACCTACCTGGAGATCCGTCTGCCCAGCCTCACCAACCCATATGCCGTTGCGATGACATCATATGCCCTGGccactgaaaacaaattaaatcgGCAGATTCTCTACAAGTTTATCTCCCCAGGTGTTGCTTTAAAGGGCTGTTTAAGGCTTGAGGTTTTAGGGTTAGAAATAGGTTTCAGTTAAGGTTGGGGTAATATGTGTGAATGTAT
This genomic window from Mastacembelus armatus chromosome 1, fMasArm1.2, whole genome shotgun sequence contains:
- the LOC113128734 gene encoding complement C3-like, which gives rise to MALESGMHSGQYSLGNIVSHGLWKVVAKFYSNPEQEYYVEFEVKEYVLPSFEVKLTPDVPFFHQDSQELTINIKATYLFGEELYGAAHVVFGVVRDGQKTSFPSSLQRVRIVNGNGAVKLKRQHITDTFQNVTDLVGKFIYVSVTVLTESGGEMVEAELRSIQIVTSPYTILFKNTPRYFKPGMSFDTVVEVLNPDGTPASGIAVKVFPGGVTGRTQANGMARVSINPHETLEQLIITAITSVPGITQASATMTAFPYKTKSKSYIHIGVDAEDIKLGDNLKLTLFLSKPENGKFYVTYLIFSRGQLMRYGQYERAPMIAITLSVGKDMLPSFRIIAYYYTVDNEVVSDSVWVKVRDSCMGSLKVAPSTPYPSYSPGSMFSLQVTGDPGAKVGLVAVDKAVYVLNNKQSLTLKKVWDTVNKYDPGCTPGGGKDGMNVFHDAGLLFLSSVSSESFYRQELKCPNPTRRKRASTILDVKTSLVSHYKEKQQRDCCLDGMKDTPLSYNCERRSEYIMDGAACVEAFLYCCKELENQRAERKEDSLLLARSEEDDDSYVDNSNIVTRTNFPESWLWTTIDLPACSQQSCTTTQKEVKTSLKDSITTWQFIAISLSRTHGICIADPLEVIVRKSFFIDLKLPYSAVRGEQLEIKAILHNYNPQPVTVRVDFIENLQVCSAASRRKKFRQEVRVGNQTTRSVPFIIIPMKEGELPIEVKAAVKSPESHDGIRKKLRVVPPGILTKSLQTVILDPAKKGIDGKQEEIMNSAIAMKNVIPNTPTYTQISVTGREQLSDLVENAISGKSMGTLIQQPSGCGEQNMIGMTLPVIAATYLDKTNQWETVGIEKRQEALQHIRTGYKNQLGFRKSDGSFAMYPKHQSSTWLTAYVAKVFAMAENLVGIKHSVICGAVQFLIREAQQSNGMFREVGYVSSRQMIGDVQGTDSDASMTAFCLIAMQESHRVCAAHVNDLLNSISQAVTYLEIRLPSLTNPYAVAMTSYALATENKLNRQILYKFISPELNHWPVWGTNLFTLEATAYALLALVKAKTFQDAKPVVRWFNQQQKHGGGYGSTQATIMVYQAIAEYWVGANEEEYDVNVDVEFIERKITSSFNFNKQNYYTTKTSKIGSINQDVKVVARGAGEATVRMVSWYYTLPQEKESNCQKFNLSVQLIPEKLDEDERIYKLKIEVLFKDPEHSAAMSILDIGMLTGFTADINDLNLLSKGHARTISKYEMDTALSEKGSVIIYLDRVSNKRPEEIAFKVNQKLKVGIIQPAAVTVYEYYDHQHNNEIHCVKFYHPDRKSGALQRLCKNDQCICTEENCSMQKSKKINNNERTTKICETGENKLDYAYKVTVKNFTEVLSTDIYTMRVTKVIKEGSYDECQAKMGRTQMAERNCDVGPEGKLRTFLSYPHCRVALNLEIGKTYLIMGMATHIRADEEKQSFQYVLGENTWIEYWPTVEQCQTEEYRPTCVGMEELVDQFTIFGCLS